In Eleutherodactylus coqui strain aEleCoq1 chromosome 4, aEleCoq1.hap1, whole genome shotgun sequence, the following are encoded in one genomic region:
- the LOC136626655 gene encoding olfactory receptor 5AR1-like encodes MKREAQHNITEFSILGLSEIPELQLPIFATILLLYILIICGNLTTIVVVCGSSHLHSPMYILLTNLSLLDIAYTSNILPKLLSILLTEEKIISFMACIVQLYFFIALASAEVILLAAMAYDRYIAICQPLRYTSLMSMKHCAGLAIFAWIVGLLDPIGHISLVSKLSFCASHHIDHFFCDLSPLLKISCSDTHNVEMMNYIVGSLLTLSTFLLTLISYVFIIFTILKIKSAEGRSKAFSTCSSHLTCISIFYGTIICLYMRPASSYYPEQDKFFSLLYIVLVPLLNPIIYSLKNHDFKDGVKKILQKL; translated from the coding sequence ATGAAACGAGAAGCTCAGCACAATATTACAGAATTCTCCATCCTTGGCTTATCAGAAATACCAGAACTTCAGTTACCCATTTTTGCAACAATTCTGCTTCTTTATATCCTCATTATTTGTGGGAACTTGACAACTATTGTGGTCGTCTGTGGTAGTTCTCACTTACACTCTCCTATGTATATTTTATTGACAAACCTTTCTCTCCTTGACATTGCTTACACATCAAATATTCTACCAAAGCTTTTAAGTATACTCCTCACTGAAGAAAAAATTATCTCATTTATGGCCTGCATAGTTCAGTTGTATTTCTTCATTGCATTGGCTAGCGCTGAAGTCATCTTACTTGCTGCTATGGCATATGATCGCTATATTGCAATCTGTCAACCTCTGCGTTACACTTCCCTGATGAGTATGAAACATTGTGCTGGACTTGCAATATTTGCATGGATTGTCGGTCTTCTGGATCCAATAGGACATATTTCCCTTGTATCTAAGCTATCATTCTGCGCATCCCATCATATTGATCATTTTTTCTGTGATCTCTCACCTCTTCTTAAGATCTCTTGCAGTGATACACATAACGTAGAGATGATGAATTATATTGTTGGCAGCCTTTTAACTCTTTCTACATTCTTGCTTACATTAATTTCTTATGTTTTTATCATTTTTACAATATTGAAGATCAAATCTGCAGAAGGACGATCTAAAGCATTTTCTACCTGTTCTTCCCACCTCACATGTATAAGTATTTTCTATGGAACCATAATTTGCTTGTACATGAGACCCGCCTCAAGTTATTATCCAGAACAAGataagtttttttctcttttatatatTGTTTTGGTACCTCTACTGAATCCTATAATCTACAGCTTGAAAAATCATGATTTTAAAGACGGGGTTAAGAAAATTCTACAGAAGCTGTGA